One Oryzomonas sagensis DNA segment encodes these proteins:
- a CDS encoding transporter: MSETITTGEQERTAGRIVRRGITAALLAGMVTLGAVPSFAGPPLVTDDTGTVEPGHAEVELNGGYAYDKESDNGIATRREAFDGEMKITTGITKDLGVSLAVPYLFSERVREAGQLAGTSDGFGDMALEVKYRFFEREGLSLAVKPTILLPTGKYSAGLSDGRWGFGGALIATKEFAEGKYLLHANLGYEHHGFRTDIQRDENRSDLWSGSLAAEVQVMKGLTLMTDFGVATTRERSTSELCSYGLVGARYEVSPFLDVNAGVKVGLTKPEDDLALLYGVVLKF; the protein is encoded by the coding sequence ATGTCTGAAACCATCACCACAGGGGAACAGGAGCGTACCGCGGGGAGAATCGTGCGGCGGGGGATCACGGCGGCACTGCTGGCGGGCATGGTAACCCTGGGAGCGGTCCCGTCCTTTGCCGGGCCGCCGCTTGTCACGGACGACACCGGAACCGTGGAGCCGGGCCATGCCGAGGTGGAGCTGAACGGCGGCTACGCCTACGACAAGGAGTCGGACAACGGGATCGCCACGCGCCGCGAGGCCTTCGACGGCGAGATGAAGATCACCACCGGCATCACCAAGGATCTGGGGGTGTCCCTGGCAGTGCCCTATCTCTTCAGCGAGCGGGTCAGGGAAGCGGGCCAACTGGCCGGGACCAGCGACGGTTTCGGCGACATGGCCCTCGAAGTGAAGTACCGCTTCTTCGAGCGCGAGGGTTTGAGCCTTGCCGTCAAACCGACCATCCTGCTGCCGACCGGCAAGTACAGCGCCGGACTCTCGGACGGCCGTTGGGGCTTCGGCGGCGCGCTCATCGCCACTAAAGAGTTCGCCGAGGGAAAGTATCTGCTCCATGCCAACTTGGGCTATGAGCACCACGGTTTCCGCACCGACATCCAGAGAGACGAGAACCGCTCAGACCTCTGGTCCGGCTCCCTGGCCGCCGAGGTGCAGGTCATGAAGGGGCTGACGCTGATGACCGACTTCGGTGTAGCCACGACCCGGGAGAGGTCAACCAGCGAACTGTGCAGCTACGGCCTGGTCGGAGCCCGGTACGAGGTTTCCCCGTTCCTGGATGTGAACGCCGGCGTCAAGGTCGGGCTCACCAAACCGGAGGATGATCTGGCCCTGCTCTACGGGGTAGTGCTCAAGTTTTAG
- a CDS encoding FeoA family protein translates to MMPLGLMGPGERGEIAEIGQCTPECGACRCKEERKPGDVRVEDMGLRVGKQVEMLNNSSNLVLLKVDESRIAIDRGVAMKITIRR, encoded by the coding sequence ATGATGCCATTGGGACTGATGGGCCCCGGGGAACGGGGCGAGATCGCCGAGATCGGACAATGCACACCGGAGTGCGGCGCATGCCGCTGCAAGGAAGAACGCAAGCCGGGAGACGTGCGGGTGGAAGACATGGGGCTCAGGGTCGGCAAGCAGGTGGAGATGTTGAACAACAGCAGTAACCTGGTGCTGTTGAAGGTGGACGAATCACGGATTGCCATTGATCGCGGCGTGGCTATGAAAATAACGATACGGAGGTAG
- a CDS encoding FeoA family protein: MHLAMMKPGQQGRIVHIGTAVGPIKRRLMDMGVLAGEPVRVEKVAPLGDPIEVTIKGYHLSLRKKEAEGIEVEVAS; this comes from the coding sequence ATGCATCTGGCGATGATGAAACCGGGGCAGCAGGGGAGGATCGTTCACATCGGGACGGCCGTCGGCCCCATAAAGCGGCGGCTGATGGACATGGGGGTACTGGCCGGCGAGCCGGTCAGGGTGGAAAAGGTGGCCCCTCTGGGGGACCCGATCGAGGTGACCATCAAGGGGTATCATCTCTCGTTGCGCAAGAAGGAGGCGGAAGGGATCGAAGTGGAGGTGGCGTCATGA
- the feoB gene encoding ferrous iron transport protein B: protein MTEQASHADHTVSASEARPLVVAVAGNPNVGKSTLINAIAGTRLQVGNWPGVTVEKKEALFEHNGRKIRLVDLPGTYSLSPYTQEEIIARDYLVKERPDLIVNVVDATNLERNLYLTVQLMELGIPVVMALNIYDEAEAKGYRFNLHDIETMLGVSVVPTSATRRSGLTELLDKVLEMAAQPADHAPRILNYGDDIETAVALLGDTLRREHPALFALYPERWLLLRLMEGDERLGRETDLAQDALPEEIFHHLRRGHGEDLEALMADARYSQAAGLAREVLFKKEERRVEMTERIDRVVLNRFLGIPIFLAAMWLVFKLTFDLSKPFGDWINDMAGGPFKHWTTQLLGLVGAPDWTVSLATEGVISGVGFVLVFVPVIFMMMFFITFLEGSGYMARAAFVMDRAMHAMGLHGKSFIPLLLGFGCNVPGIYATRTLENPRDKVLTALLIPLMSCGARLPVYVLFVGAFFPNNPGTVIWSLYVLGIALAIVMGVFFKRTLFRGEAPMFIMELPPYRMPSFTSLCLHTWEKGKHFLIKAGTYILAVSIFVWFLLNLPWGVEHKKDSYLGQAGQVMAPVLSPLGFGTWQAASSLITGVIAKEIVVGTMGEIYAPKKGEQKKPEASFGEDLQEIAVSFGKAVKESASNVVSTFGVSSLAADEKEDRGPLKATIQQTFTPLSAYAFMVFVLLYMPCVVVAIAMRQEFGSWKWFGVAFAYQSALAWGMAMIVYQGGRLLGWGV, encoded by the coding sequence ATGACGGAGCAGGCATCGCACGCCGACCACACCGTTTCGGCCTCGGAGGCACGCCCCCTGGTAGTGGCCGTGGCGGGCAACCCCAACGTGGGCAAGTCCACCCTGATCAACGCCATTGCCGGCACGCGGCTCCAGGTGGGCAATTGGCCCGGCGTAACCGTGGAAAAGAAGGAGGCCCTGTTCGAGCATAACGGCCGGAAGATCCGGCTGGTTGACCTCCCCGGCACCTACTCCCTCTCCCCCTACACCCAGGAGGAGATCATCGCCCGGGATTACCTGGTGAAAGAACGGCCCGACCTGATCGTCAACGTGGTGGACGCCACCAACCTGGAACGCAACCTGTACCTGACGGTGCAACTCATGGAACTGGGCATCCCGGTGGTCATGGCCCTAAACATCTACGACGAGGCCGAGGCCAAGGGGTATCGCTTCAACCTCCACGACATCGAGACGATGCTGGGCGTCAGCGTGGTCCCCACCTCGGCCACCCGGAGGAGCGGCCTGACGGAACTGTTGGACAAGGTGCTGGAGATGGCCGCGCAACCGGCCGACCACGCCCCGCGCATCCTCAACTACGGCGACGACATCGAGACCGCCGTGGCGCTGCTGGGCGATACCCTGCGCCGGGAGCATCCCGCCCTGTTCGCGTTGTACCCGGAGCGCTGGCTGCTGCTCAGGCTCATGGAGGGGGACGAACGGCTGGGCCGGGAGACCGACCTGGCCCAGGACGCCCTGCCGGAGGAGATCTTCCACCACCTGCGCCGGGGGCATGGCGAAGACCTGGAGGCGCTCATGGCCGACGCCCGCTATTCCCAGGCCGCCGGATTGGCCCGGGAGGTGCTCTTCAAGAAGGAGGAGCGCCGGGTTGAGATGACCGAGCGGATCGACCGGGTGGTGCTCAACCGCTTTCTCGGCATCCCGATCTTCCTGGCAGCCATGTGGCTGGTGTTCAAGCTGACCTTCGACCTCTCCAAACCTTTCGGCGACTGGATCAACGACATGGCCGGCGGCCCTTTCAAACACTGGACAACGCAACTGCTGGGCCTGGTCGGTGCCCCGGACTGGACGGTTTCCCTGGCCACCGAAGGGGTCATCTCCGGGGTCGGCTTCGTGCTGGTGTTCGTCCCGGTCATCTTCATGATGATGTTCTTCATCACCTTCCTGGAGGGGAGCGGTTACATGGCGCGCGCCGCCTTTGTCATGGACCGGGCCATGCACGCCATGGGGCTCCACGGCAAATCGTTCATACCGCTTCTGCTCGGCTTCGGCTGCAACGTGCCCGGCATCTACGCCACCCGGACCCTGGAAAACCCACGGGACAAGGTGTTGACCGCCCTCCTGATCCCGCTCATGTCCTGCGGGGCAAGGCTGCCGGTCTACGTACTCTTTGTGGGGGCCTTCTTCCCCAACAATCCGGGCACGGTGATCTGGTCCCTGTACGTACTGGGCATCGCCCTGGCCATCGTCATGGGCGTGTTCTTCAAGCGCACCCTCTTCCGGGGCGAGGCCCCCATGTTCATCATGGAGTTGCCCCCCTACCGGATGCCCTCCTTCACCAGCCTCTGCCTGCACACCTGGGAGAAGGGGAAACATTTCCTCATCAAGGCCGGTACCTACATCCTGGCGGTCTCCATCTTTGTCTGGTTCCTCCTGAACCTCCCCTGGGGGGTGGAGCACAAGAAGGATTCCTACCTGGGACAGGCCGGGCAGGTGATGGCCCCGGTCCTGAGCCCCCTGGGATTCGGCACCTGGCAGGCGGCCTCATCCCTGATCACCGGCGTCATCGCCAAGGAGATCGTGGTCGGCACCATGGGCGAGATCTATGCCCCCAAGAAGGGGGAGCAGAAAAAACCCGAGGCGAGTTTCGGAGAAGACCTGCAGGAGATTGCCGTCTCTTTTGGCAAGGCGGTCAAGGAATCCGCCTCCAATGTGGTCTCCACCTTCGGCGTCTCCAGCCTGGCGGCGGACGAGAAGGAGGACCGGGGTCCGCTGAAAGCCACGATTCAGCAGACCTTCACTCCCCTTTCCGCCTATGCCTTCATGGTGTTCGTCCTGCTCTACATGCCGTGCGTGGTGGTCGCCATCGCCATGCGCCAGGAGTTCGGCTCGTGGAAATGGTTCGGGGTAGCCTTTGCCTATCAGAGCGCGTTGGCCTGGGGCATGGCGATGATCGTCTACCAGGGGGGACGACTCCTGGGATGGGGGGTGTGA
- a CDS encoding FeoB-associated Cys-rich membrane protein yields MGAFDIVLMIAILAGAAWLLYSSLWKKKGHCPGCDGGGCGGK; encoded by the coding sequence ATGGGAGCATTCGATATCGTGCTGATGATTGCCATACTGGCCGGCGCTGCCTGGCTGCTCTATAGTTCCCTCTGGAAGAAAAAGGGGCATTGCCCCGGTTGCGACGGCGGCGGTTGCGGCGGCAAGTGA
- a CDS encoding cytochrome-c peroxidase, translated as MKRICLSLAFVLSLAVVAGQSAAADDLQARAKALFKPIPAKPPVLKGNPATPAKVELGAKLYFDPRLSRSQLISCNTCHNAGLGGADLQVTSTGHGWQKGPRNAPTVLNSAYNIAQFWDGRAKDLAEQAKGPVQASVEMNNTPELVLQTLNSIPEYVKLFKKAFPGEKEPLTFDNMARAIEVFEASLVTPDAPFDRYLKGNRKALGARETAGLKLFIDKGCVACHGGLNLGGSGYFPFGVVAKPAENIMPRKDKGRFAVTNTSADEYVFRAPSLRNVAITAPYFHSGVVWSLKEAVDVMGSAQFGIQLSDEESSAIVAFLGSLTGKQPKIVYPLLPASTDATPHPTL; from the coding sequence ATGAAACGAATTTGTCTGTCGCTTGCTTTCGTGCTGTCGCTGGCCGTCGTCGCCGGCCAGTCCGCTGCCGCAGATGATCTTCAGGCCCGCGCCAAAGCCCTCTTCAAGCCGATCCCGGCCAAACCGCCGGTTCTGAAGGGCAATCCGGCCACGCCTGCCAAAGTTGAACTGGGGGCCAAGCTTTACTTTGATCCACGCCTGTCCCGGTCCCAGCTCATCAGTTGCAACACCTGCCATAATGCGGGATTGGGCGGAGCCGACCTCCAGGTGACCTCCACCGGCCACGGCTGGCAGAAGGGGCCGCGTAACGCCCCGACCGTCCTCAACTCCGCCTACAATATTGCCCAGTTCTGGGACGGCCGTGCCAAGGACCTGGCCGAGCAGGCCAAGGGGCCGGTGCAAGCCTCGGTGGAGATGAACAACACACCTGAACTGGTGTTGCAGACCCTGAACAGCATCCCCGAGTACGTCAAACTCTTCAAAAAAGCCTTCCCCGGTGAAAAGGAGCCGCTGACCTTCGACAACATGGCCCGGGCAATCGAGGTCTTCGAGGCGAGCCTGGTCACGCCGGATGCCCCCTTTGACCGCTACCTCAAGGGGAACCGCAAGGCCCTGGGCGCCAGGGAAACCGCCGGGCTCAAGCTCTTCATCGACAAGGGATGTGTTGCCTGCCACGGTGGCCTCAATCTGGGCGGTTCCGGTTATTTCCCCTTCGGCGTGGTGGCCAAGCCGGCCGAGAATATCATGCCGCGGAAGGATAAGGGGCGGTTTGCCGTCACCAATACCTCGGCGGATGAGTACGTCTTCCGGGCACCTTCGTTGCGCAACGTGGCCATCACGGCCCCCTATTTTCACTCCGGCGTGGTCTGGAGCCTGAAAGAGGCGGTTGACGTCATGGGTTCGGCCCAATTCGGCATCCAACTCAGCGATGAGGAAAGCAGCGCCATTGTCGCGTTTCTTGGCAGCCTGACCGGCAAGCAGCCCAAGATCGTCTATCCGCTGTTACCGGCCAGTACCGATGCAACACCTCACCCCACGCTGTAG
- the rbr gene encoding rubrerythrin, which produces MSLKGTRTEKNILTAFAGESQARNRYTYFAAQAKKDGYVQIAEIFEETANQEREHAKRLFKFLEGGDVEITAAFPAGVVGTTAENLLASAQGEHHEQTEMYPEFAAIAKEEGFPVLAAVFTAIAVAEKQHEKRFRALQANIENDRVFRRDEPVVWRCRNCGYLHEGPAALELCPACAHPKAHFELLAENY; this is translated from the coding sequence ATGTCATTAAAAGGAACCCGCACCGAGAAAAACATCCTCACCGCATTCGCCGGCGAGAGCCAGGCCCGCAACCGTTACACCTATTTTGCCGCACAGGCGAAGAAGGACGGCTACGTGCAGATTGCCGAGATCTTCGAAGAAACGGCCAACCAGGAGAGGGAACATGCCAAGCGGCTGTTCAAATTTCTGGAGGGGGGCGATGTGGAGATCACTGCCGCATTTCCGGCCGGCGTGGTCGGGACTACCGCGGAAAACCTGCTGGCCTCGGCCCAAGGAGAGCACCACGAACAGACGGAGATGTACCCGGAATTCGCCGCCATCGCCAAGGAAGAGGGGTTCCCGGTGCTGGCCGCCGTGTTCACGGCCATCGCCGTCGCCGAAAAACAGCATGAAAAACGTTTCAGGGCCCTCCAGGCCAATATCGAGAACGACCGGGTCTTCCGGCGGGACGAGCCGGTGGTCTGGAGATGCCGCAACTGCGGTTACCTCCACGAAGGACCTGCCGCCCTGGAACTGTGCCCCGCCTGTGCCCACCCCAAGGCCCATTTCGAGCTGCTGGCCGAGAACTACTGA
- a CDS encoding Fur family transcriptional regulator, protein MKLTSQRLEVISVLTRDKSHPSALTIFKTAREKYPNISLSTVYYTLALLKKHRLIKELEFETMDNRYDMDTANHLNLICTNCGRIEDFTDAVPVPPEVVEQHTGFAPHDMRFEYYGLCKQCRKP, encoded by the coding sequence TTGAAGCTGACCTCACAGCGCCTTGAGGTCATAAGCGTGCTTACCCGCGACAAGAGTCATCCGTCCGCCCTGACCATCTTTAAAACGGCGCGGGAGAAATATCCCAACATAAGCCTGTCCACCGTGTACTATACCCTGGCTCTGCTCAAGAAACACCGGCTGATCAAGGAGCTGGAGTTCGAGACCATGGACAACCGTTACGATATGGATACGGCCAATCACCTCAACCTGATCTGCACCAACTGCGGAAGGATCGAGGACTTTACCGACGCCGTTCCCGTGCCGCCCGAGGTGGTGGAACAGCACACCGGCTTTGCCCCCCACGATATGCGTTTTGAGTACTACGGGCTGTGCAAACAGTGCCGTAAGCCCTAA
- a CDS encoding diacylglycerol/lipid kinase family protein: MGDIRSGCRLRGILTLPKVCCPPRRTGSETSRPMHTTPFLIINPDSGSFSRRRIARVVDSLKRAGLPPVIHPVRNPAEALPCCQAIRRVREHPFIIVAAGDGTFNAVLNGLGPGPATLAVLPLGTSNVLAAELGITSLEDGIARICAGKTGPLSVGLLEFEAGRRYFALMAGSGLDGAVVGGVRAGEKRALKQGAYALSALRAALGWDRGMQEIVADGKLCLCHTAVVCNASRYGGNFRLSPDSDLFRPGFEIACVTSNHRRGYLAIIRNLFLGQPMPDAALTWLTATEIELRGAKPIQLDGDFIGHGPARITAVADFAQIIR; the protein is encoded by the coding sequence ATGGGCGACATCCGGTCGGGGTGCCGCCTCCGGGGGATTCTCACTCTGCCAAAGGTCTGCTGTCCGCCGCGCCGGACCGGCAGCGAAACGTCCAGGCCCATGCACACCACACCTTTCCTGATCATTAACCCCGATTCCGGCAGCTTCAGCCGCAGACGCATTGCGCGGGTGGTTGACAGCCTCAAACGAGCCGGTCTGCCCCCCGTCATCCATCCGGTCAGGAACCCCGCCGAGGCGCTCCCCTGTTGCCAGGCCATCCGCCGGGTACGCGAACATCCCTTCATCATCGTGGCCGCCGGAGACGGCACCTTCAACGCCGTCTTGAACGGGCTCGGCCCCGGACCGGCGACCCTGGCGGTGCTCCCCCTGGGCACGTCCAATGTCCTGGCCGCCGAACTGGGGATCACCTCCCTTGAGGACGGCATCGCGCGCATATGCGCGGGCAAGACCGGGCCGCTCTCGGTGGGGCTCCTGGAGTTCGAAGCGGGTCGCCGCTATTTCGCACTCATGGCGGGCAGCGGCCTGGACGGCGCCGTGGTGGGCGGCGTCAGGGCGGGGGAAAAACGGGCGCTGAAGCAGGGGGCCTACGCCCTGTCGGCGCTCAGGGCGGCGCTTGGGTGGGATCGGGGCATGCAGGAGATCGTCGCGGACGGGAAGCTTTGTCTCTGCCACACGGCGGTAGTATGCAACGCCTCGCGCTATGGGGGGAACTTCAGGCTCTCGCCCGACAGCGACCTGTTCCGCCCCGGTTTTGAGATCGCCTGCGTCACGAGCAACCATCGGAGGGGATACCTGGCGATTATCCGCAACCTCTTCCTGGGACAGCCGATGCCGGATGCGGCTCTTACCTGGCTCACCGCCACGGAGATCGAACTGCGTGGAGCAAAGCCGATCCAGCTCGATGGGGATTTCATCGGGCACGGTCCGGCGCGGATCACGGCGGTGGCCGATTTTGCCCAGATTATCAGGTAG
- a CDS encoding DUF512 domain-containing protein, protein MNGLLVETVTPGSISDEMGVEPGDRLLAVNNHPLRDIIDYSYHTAVADELLLEVAKPDGEVWELEIEREPGEPLGLTFPAPEPARCRNNCVFCFVHQLPRGLRKPLYVKDEDYRLSFLNGNYVTLANLKAPELARIIDQRLSPLYISVHATNPALRERLLGRPGIPPILDQLRELAAARISMHTQVVLCPGLNDGLELERTVDDLAGLYPAVQSLAVVPLGLTRHRGRLPQLTPVDTDYARAFVTTWGPRAKAVKKRLGEPFLFLADEFYLKGGVPFPPLREYGDLPQIENGVGMVPLFQRDAAQVLRTARPVGDLRVTVVTGVSAVGFVGVFLAGLEERTGARIVPLAVKNRLFGESVTVSGLVAGNDIMAALEGVEIGAGLLVPDVMLKEGEGLFLDDVSLEELQGRLGRPVLTFDGTPRGCYRALRQMARLGAGNSVPASP, encoded by the coding sequence ATGAACGGACTTCTCGTCGAAACAGTCACGCCAGGCTCCATCAGCGATGAAATGGGGGTGGAGCCGGGGGACCGGCTCCTGGCCGTCAACAATCATCCCCTGCGGGACATCATCGATTACAGCTACCACACCGCCGTCGCCGACGAACTGCTGCTGGAGGTCGCCAAGCCGGACGGCGAGGTCTGGGAACTGGAGATCGAGCGGGAGCCGGGGGAGCCGTTGGGGCTCACCTTCCCGGCCCCGGAACCGGCCCGGTGCCGCAACAACTGCGTTTTCTGCTTTGTCCATCAGCTCCCCCGCGGGCTGCGCAAGCCGCTCTACGTCAAGGACGAGGACTACCGCCTCTCCTTCCTCAACGGCAACTACGTCACCCTGGCCAACCTGAAAGCTCCCGAACTGGCCCGCATCATCGACCAGCGCCTCTCGCCGCTCTATATCTCGGTCCATGCCACCAACCCGGCGCTGCGCGAACGGTTGCTGGGCCGGCCGGGCATCCCCCCCATCCTCGACCAGTTGCGGGAGTTGGCCGCCGCGCGCATCAGCATGCACACCCAGGTGGTGCTCTGCCCCGGCCTCAACGATGGCCTTGAGTTGGAGCGGACCGTCGACGATCTGGCGGGACTCTACCCTGCGGTGCAATCCCTGGCCGTCGTGCCGTTGGGCTTGACCCGCCACCGTGGGCGCCTGCCGCAGCTCACGCCGGTGGATACCGATTATGCCCGGGCCTTCGTCACTACCTGGGGGCCGCGGGCCAAGGCCGTGAAAAAACGCCTGGGCGAGCCGTTCCTCTTCCTGGCCGACGAGTTTTACCTCAAGGGAGGCGTTCCGTTTCCCCCGCTGCGGGAGTACGGCGACCTCCCCCAGATAGAGAACGGGGTCGGCATGGTGCCGCTGTTCCAGCGGGACGCCGCACAGGTGCTGCGAACGGCCCGGCCGGTGGGCGACCTGCGGGTCACGGTGGTGACCGGCGTCTCGGCCGTGGGCTTCGTGGGGGTCTTCCTGGCCGGGTTGGAGGAGCGGACCGGCGCCCGGATCGTACCGCTGGCGGTGAAAAACCGCCTGTTCGGAGAAAGCGTGACGGTCAGCGGCCTGGTGGCGGGTAACGACATCATGGCGGCGCTTGAGGGGGTGGAGATCGGTGCGGGGCTCTTGGTGCCGGACGTGATGCTCAAGGAGGGGGAGGGGCTGTTTCTGGACGATGTGTCCCTGGAGGAGTTGCAGGGGCGCCTCGGCCGCCCGGTGCTCACCTTCGACGGCACGCCCCGTGGCTGCTACCGGGCGCTCCGGCAGATGGCCCGCTTGGGTGCAGGCAACTCTGTGCCAGCATCTCCCTGA
- a CDS encoding AI-2E family transporter yields the protein MNKSTKLLLATALSLAALAAVILYFSSSVFLQLFIAFALAYMLNPAVIFLERKGVGRIPGILVVFTTALVICVGIAVFFVVSLGSEFSNMQLNLPAYAQHLYEITPAAVKSYLGVETPDKLSLRLNDVLTQAKGVAPDIAKPLLNLLREAFSSTISFVLALLGYFIIPVYLFYLLADLPRLKAFVQSFVPERHHRAYNAKLGEIDRVLGGFIRGQLSVCAILAVLYSIGLYFIGIDLAVAIGTLAGITFIIPYVGTIIGICLSVAMALLKFHDILHPLLCLGWFGLVQTLEGAVITPKVVGDTVGLHPLVAIIALLIGGQMFGLVGMLLAVPVTAVLQVFLRSLAAWYCESDFYRGT from the coding sequence AACGGCCCTGTCCCTCGCGGCCCTGGCTGCGGTCATCCTCTATTTTTCGTCCTCCGTATTCCTGCAACTGTTCATCGCCTTTGCCCTGGCCTACATGCTCAACCCGGCGGTGATATTCCTGGAGCGGAAGGGGGTTGGGCGCATCCCCGGCATCCTGGTCGTCTTCACCACCGCGCTGGTTATCTGCGTCGGCATCGCCGTGTTCTTCGTCGTCTCCCTCGGCAGCGAGTTTTCCAACATGCAGCTCAATCTGCCCGCCTATGCCCAGCACCTCTACGAGATCACCCCGGCGGCGGTCAAGTCCTACCTGGGGGTCGAAACCCCGGACAAGCTCTCGCTACGCCTGAATGATGTCTTGACCCAGGCCAAAGGCGTGGCACCGGACATCGCCAAGCCGCTCCTGAATCTCCTGCGGGAGGCGTTTTCCTCCACGATCTCCTTTGTCCTGGCGCTTTTGGGCTACTTCATCATCCCGGTCTATCTCTTCTACCTGCTGGCCGACCTGCCCCGGTTGAAGGCGTTCGTTCAGTCGTTTGTCCCCGAGCGCCACCACCGGGCCTACAACGCAAAGCTTGGGGAAATCGACAGGGTGCTGGGCGGCTTCATCCGGGGCCAGCTTTCGGTCTGCGCCATCCTGGCGGTGCTCTACAGCATCGGCCTGTATTTCATCGGCATCGACCTGGCCGTCGCCATCGGCACCCTGGCCGGCATCACCTTCATCATCCCCTACGTGGGCACCATCATCGGCATCTGCCTGTCGGTCGCCATGGCGCTGCTCAAATTCCACGACATCCTCCATCCCCTGCTCTGTCTGGGGTGGTTCGGCCTGGTTCAGACCCTGGAGGGGGCGGTCATTACCCCCAAGGTGGTGGGGGACACGGTCGGCCTGCACCCTCTGGTGGCCATTATTGCGCTCTTGATCGGGGGGCAGATGTTCGGCCTCGTGGGGATGCTGCTGGCCGTGCCGGTTACCGCCGTGCTACAGGTCTTCCTGCGCTCCCTGGCCGCTTGGTATTGCGAATCCGACTTCTACCGGGGGACCTGA